The sequence below is a genomic window from Streptomyces sp. B21-105.
GGTCTCCCGCACCAGCTCGGTCAGCAGCCCGGGGTCGTGCATGCCCGCTCCGACCGCCCCGACCACGCCCTGGGAACGCAGTTCCGCCAGGGCGGGGAAGCCTTCACGCAGCGCTGTGCCGAAGTGCTCCTCGGCGTCGTGCAGGAGGAGCACGTCGACGCGGTCGACGCCCATGCGGGCGAGGGAGTCCCCCACACTGCGCAGCACACCTTCACGGGAGAAGTCCCATACCCGGCGATGCGTGGCGGGTACGCGGAAACGCTCGTCGACGCGGCCCCGCGGATCCTGTGCGACGAGCAGCCGGCCCACCTTGGTGGACAGGGTGAACGTGTCACGCGGCATCCCGCGGAGGAAGTCACCGGTGCGGCGCTCGGACTGGCCGATGCCGTAGTGCGGGGACGTGTCGAAGTAGCGGACGCCGCAGTCCCAGGCGGCGCTCAGCGTCGCGGCCGCGGTCTCGTCGTCGAGCGGGGCGAAGAGCCCGCCGAGTGGTCCGCCGCCGAAGCCCAGCTCCGTGACCTCCACCGTGCTGCGCCCGAGACGGCTGGACCTCATCCGGTGCTCCTCTGCGTGCCTCGGCTCCGTAGCCGGCGGCGGCGGTCAGCGGACAATGCGGTGCTTTCGTCCGCCGCGGCGGAACCGGGCGGCGGCGTAGGCGAGATCGGCGAGGAGCACGACGGCGCCGATGACGAGCAGGTAGAACAACCCGTCGGCCGCGAATCCGATGATGCCGAGGACGAGGGCCACGAGGATCAGGAACAGGAACAGGGTCATCGTTTCTCCCCACTGGCGGGCCTCGGCGGCTTCGGCGGCTTTTGCGCTTTTGCGGCCTCGGCGTCTCAGCGGCGGGCGATACGGCGTTCGCCGCCGACGCCCGGCACGTAGTCCAGTTCGTAGTGGGCGAAGACCTTCGGCTCGTCCGGTGCGAGCAGCTCGCCGTCGACGTCGATCGACGGGGCCTTCCTCACCGTCTTCTTGCCGTAGGCCACCTTCAGGTTCCCGGGGCCCACCGTCGCCCCGGTGAGCGGTACGAACACCAGGCGGCGACGGGTGGGAAGACCGACGGTCACGGTGGCGAAACTGGGCACGTCGGTCCCGGTGTCCACATAGACCGACTCCAGGACGCCGATCCTGTGCCCCTCCGGATCCACCACGTCGTGACCGCGCCAGTCACGGATGTCGCCGGCTTCGAACATGAGCCACCTCCGCAGGTGCGGGTACCCGGCTTCGCGTCTTGGATGTCACCGCCGACCGCCGACCGCCGACC
It includes:
- a CDS encoding aldo/keto reductase, translating into MRSSRLGRSTVEVTELGFGGGPLGGLFAPLDDETAAATLSAAWDCGVRYFDTSPHYGIGQSERRTGDFLRGMPRDTFTLSTKVGRLLVAQDPRGRVDERFRVPATHRRVWDFSREGVLRSVGDSLARMGVDRVDVLLLHDAEEHFGTALREGFPALAELRSQGVVGAVGAGMHDPGLLTELVRETDADVVMLSGRYTLLDHRALDDLLPACTERGVSVLAASVFNSGLLATPRPVEGAHFDYAPASPDVLRRARELADVCEAHGVRLPEAAMAFPLRHPAVAGIVIGMRSPQEVRLDAAAFDAPIPDRLWSDLREAGLLDERAPVGA
- a CDS encoding PRC-barrel domain-containing protein, whose amino-acid sequence is MFEAGDIRDWRGHDVVDPEGHRIGVLESVYVDTGTDVPSFATVTVGLPTRRRLVFVPLTGATVGPGNLKVAYGKKTVRKAPSIDVDGELLAPDEPKVFAHYELDYVPGVGGERRIARR